The proteins below are encoded in one region of Lactuca sativa cultivar Salinas chromosome 3, Lsat_Salinas_v11, whole genome shotgun sequence:
- the LOC111893189 gene encoding uncharacterized protein LOC111893189 has translation MIPAVRACGFVLRKNKDMPRMKRWSGTKKLKWVDVNKIWSKIQEGQPPRQNMLPGDGEMTSCYYMSFQEYVYGEGKADPSPVRDHFRRQDESSSSMSSSGRSHGRGRGSGKHNLDEVLKRLHALEQHVFMNRQPTEFFVEEMNIEQFWNDITFDNPIVSQRKYDEQESEERNNNAGNKFDDDVFDVNDYSEAKEVPDEDEIIITGIVDYFDEYDGKEVTSDKPRTRKPSQYLCPLYTEHITIWYRLLMERRFEGDRQTIMPPNFFVSHALEEGQDWRAFMAGIATYPNFMVAWWDVDTVLLPIHSSPNHWLFGELRLASMEVHIYDSLGRGAYEKFKSKGIFSKFERRVANYLDKIKYWARRKIPRIPLNMQFIYEENVPQQSSHLGDCGVFVWRLSGGLTLYIESKVQKCLNKSYNCNARRLYGDTFEVDDNFATGNVQLERRTQDQNDPARTCGGPGGKSSSTVIIQA, from the exons atgattccggctgttcgtgcatgtggatttgtattgagaaaaaataaagacatgcctcggatgaaacgatggagtggaacaaaaaaattgaaatgggttgacgtgAACAAGATTTGGTCAAAGATACAG gaggggcaaccaccaagacaaaacatgttaccgggtgatggtgagatgacatcttgttattatatgtcatttcaagagtatgtatatggtgaagggaaagcagatccatccccagtacgggaccattttaggagacaagacgaatcttcATCTAGTATGTCGTCCAGTGGTCGCTCTCATGGTAGAGGTAGGGGCAGTGGGAAACACAACCTAGATGAGGTGTTGAAACGGCTACATGCACTGGAGCAGCATGTGTTTATGAACCGACAACCTACAGAGTTTTTTGTTGAAGAAATGAATATTGAACAATTTTGGAACGACATTACTTTTGATAATCCGATAGTGTCACAAAGAAAATATGATGAACAG gagtCGGAGGAGAGGAATAAcaatgcggggaacaaatttgatgatgatgtgtttgacgTAAATGATTATAGTGAAGCTAAAGAG GTGCCGGACGAAGACGAAATAATAATTACGGGAATTGTAGATTATTTTGATGAGTATGATGGCAAAGAAGTTACATCCGATAAACCGAGGACTCGAAAACCATCACAATATTTGTGCCCTCTTTACACCGAG catataaccatttggtaCCGACTATTGATGGAGAGACGGTTTGAGGGCGACCGACAaacaataatgcctccaaatttttttgtttctcatgctttggaagaagggcaggactggagggcgtttatggctggtattgctacgtaccccaacttcatggttgcttggtgggatgttgatacg gtcttattgccgattcattcatcccctaatcattggctatttggggaactacgattagcgtcaatggaagtgcatatttatgacagtcttggtagaggggcttatgaaaaattcaaatctaaaggaatcttttccaaatttgaacgtcgggtggcaaattatttggacaagattaagtATTGGGCCCGGAGGAAAatcccaaggattccattgaatatgcaattcatttatgaagaaaatgttccccaacaaagtagtcatttgggagattgcggtgtttttgttt ggaggttgtctggTGGGTTGACCCTTTACATTGAGAGTAAGGTTCAAAAATGTCTCAACAAGTCTTATAATTGTAATGCAAGACGTTTGTAtggggatacatttgaagtcGATGACAATTTTGCCACCGGCAACGTACAACTTGAACgaagg acacAAGACCAAAATGATCCAGCACGAACTTGTGGGGGACCCGGTGGAAAATCCTCCTCTACAGTTAtaatccaagcttga